Proteins encoded in a region of the Anoxybacillus amylolyticus genome:
- a CDS encoding electron transfer flavoprotein subunit beta/FixA family protein → MNIFVLMKRTFDTEEKIVINNGKVNEEGAEFIINPYDEYAIEEAIQVRDKVGGEVTVVTVGNEDSEKELRTALAMGCDKAVLINIEDDVEESDQFTTAKVLAEYLKDKEPHLILAGNVAIDGGSGQVGPRVAELLGIPYVTTITKLDIDGDKATIVRDVEGDEEVIEASLPLLVTAQQGLNEPRYPSLPGIMKAKKKPLDEVELDDLDLDEDDVEAKTKTVEIFLPPKKEAGKILQGELTDQVKELVTLLRTEAKVI, encoded by the coding sequence ATGAACATTTTCGTTTTAATGAAGCGCACATTTGACACAGAAGAAAAAATTGTGATTAATAACGGCAAAGTGAATGAAGAAGGCGCTGAATTTATTATTAACCCATACGACGAATATGCGATTGAAGAAGCAATTCAAGTGCGCGACAAAGTAGGTGGCGAAGTAACAGTGGTCACAGTCGGCAACGAAGATTCTGAGAAGGAATTGCGCACAGCGTTAGCGATGGGATGCGATAAGGCGGTATTAATTAACATCGAAGACGACGTCGAAGAAAGCGATCAATTTACGACGGCAAAAGTATTGGCAGAATACTTAAAAGATAAAGAGCCACACTTAATTTTAGCAGGTAACGTGGCGATTGACGGCGGTTCTGGACAAGTTGGTCCGCGCGTGGCAGAATTGCTTGGTATTCCGTATGTGACAACCATTACGAAACTAGATATCGATGGCGATAAAGCGACTATTGTTCGCGACGTCGAAGGGGATGAAGAAGTCATTGAAGCGTCGTTGCCACTGTTAGTCACAGCACAACAAGGCTTAAACGAGCCGCGTTATCCTTCGCTTCCAGGCATTATGAAAGCGAAAAAGAAACCGCTCGATGAAGTAGAATTAGATGATTTAGATTTGGATGAAGACGATGTTGAAGCAAAAACGAAGACGGTTGAAATTTTCTTGCCGCCGAAAAAAGAAGCAGGGAAGATTTTACAAGGGGAACTAACAGATCAAGTAAAAGAGCTTGTTACACTATTGCGCACCGAAGCAAAAGTTATTTAA
- a CDS encoding enoyl-CoA hydratase: MGFFSVHTEDFVATITFSRPPANALSSAVLKELSSLLDELKDDEHVRVLLLHGEGRFFSAGADIKEFTAVSSSEEAASLARAGQQVMEKLEQYPKPVIAAIHGAALGGGLELAMGCHIRLVAENAKLGLPELQLGLIPGFAGTQRLMRYVGFGKALEMMWTSEPITGTEAVQWGLANKAVPEEKLLEEAKTLAKKVAQKSPISVQATIELLQAAKASTFHEAVEKEAVLFGSVFMSEDAKEGVQAFIEKRPAQFRGK; the protein is encoded by the coding sequence ATGGGGTTTTTTAGTGTGCATACGGAGGATTTTGTCGCGACTATCACTTTTTCGCGACCTCCGGCGAATGCGTTATCTTCCGCTGTTTTGAAAGAGCTTTCATCGTTATTAGATGAATTAAAAGACGATGAACATGTCCGTGTCCTTCTACTTCACGGAGAAGGAAGATTTTTCTCTGCAGGAGCAGATATTAAAGAGTTTACCGCTGTTTCTTCGAGCGAAGAAGCTGCTTCGTTGGCGCGTGCTGGCCAGCAAGTCATGGAGAAGCTTGAGCAATATCCAAAGCCGGTCATTGCAGCGATTCACGGCGCTGCATTAGGTGGCGGATTAGAATTGGCGATGGGATGCCATATTCGGCTTGTTGCGGAAAACGCAAAACTTGGCTTGCCAGAGCTGCAGCTTGGGCTAATTCCGGGATTTGCAGGAACGCAACGATTAATGCGCTACGTCGGTTTCGGCAAAGCGTTAGAAATGATGTGGACGAGCGAGCCAATTACCGGGACAGAAGCGGTGCAATGGGGATTAGCGAATAAAGCAGTGCCAGAGGAGAAACTGCTGGAAGAAGCGAAAACGCTCGCTAAGAAAGTTGCGCAAAAGAGCCCGATTTCCGTGCAAGCAACAATTGAATTGCTGCAAGCGGCAAAAGCAAGCACATTCCACGAAGCCGTCGAAAAGGAAGCGGTGTTGTTTGGCAGCGTGTTTATGTCCGAAGACGCAAAAGAAGGCGTGCAAGCGTTTATTGAAAAGCGTCCAGCGCAATTCCGCGGCAAATAA
- a CDS encoding TetR/AcrR family transcriptional regulator — MKRSKPKYMQIIEAAVVVIAENGYHQAQVSKIAKQAGVADGTIYLYFKNKEDILVSLFQEKMGAFIEKIQQEIEGISRPSEKLYLLVKKHFELLSADRHLAIVTQLELRQSNKELRLRINEVLKGYLRVMEQIVKEGIEAGEFRRDLDVRLARQMIFGTIDETVTTWVMNEQKYDLAALAKPVHELLIRGCSVS; from the coding sequence TTGAAACGGAGTAAACCAAAGTATATGCAAATTATAGAAGCAGCGGTAGTCGTCATTGCTGAAAACGGCTACCACCAAGCGCAAGTTTCGAAAATCGCTAAACAGGCAGGCGTAGCCGACGGGACGATTTATTTATATTTCAAAAATAAAGAAGATATTCTCGTATCGCTATTTCAAGAAAAAATGGGCGCATTTATCGAAAAAATTCAGCAAGAAATAGAAGGAATTTCGCGTCCTTCCGAGAAGTTATATTTGTTGGTGAAAAAACATTTTGAACTATTGTCGGCAGACCGCCATTTAGCGATCGTGACCCAATTGGAATTGCGGCAATCGAATAAAGAGTTGCGTTTGCGAATTAATGAGGTGTTAAAAGGGTATTTGCGTGTCATGGAGCAAATCGTCAAAGAAGGAATCGAAGCAGGCGAATTTCGCCGTGACCTTGATGTTCGCTTAGCAAGGCAAATGATTTTTGGCACGATTGATGAAACGGTCACGACGTGGGTGATGAATGAGCAGAAGTATGATTTAGCTGCTTTAGCGAAGCCGGTGCATGAACTGCTGATAAGAGGCTGTTCGGTCTCTTAA
- a CDS encoding long-chain-fatty-acid--CoA ligase — translation MEKRWLAHYPPQIPHHMDYPSKRLPDYLRETAMQFGSKEAIDFLGKRVTFQQLYEQALKLANYLRELGLQKGDRVSIMLPNCPQAVISYYGVLMAGGIVVQTNPLYTERELEHQLNDSGATVLITLDMLYPKAINVKGRTSLQHLIVTSIQDYLPLMKKMLYPLAQKKHNQPSVQIEEKSDQHLFKRIMSSAPAKEVDVEIDPVEDVALLQYTGGTTGFPKAAMLTHRNLIANTLMCAHWMYRCQKGEEVILGVLPFFHVYGMTTIMNLSIMQAYKMILLPKFDVETVLKTIEKKKPTLFPGAPTMYIALLNHPTLANYDLSSIKVCISGSAPLPVEVQQKFEQITGGKLIEGYGLTEASPVTHSNFLWDGERVKGSIGVPWPDTEAKIVSLETGEEANVNEIGELVVRGPQVMKGYWNQPFETESVLRDGWLYTGDMGYMDERGYFFIVDRKKDMIIASGYNIYPREVEEVLYEHPKVQEAVVIGVPDEYRGETVKAFIVLKEGVHCTEEELDQFMRSRLAAYKVPRIYEFRKELPKTAVGKILRRALTEEHKNK, via the coding sequence ATGGAAAAACGTTGGTTGGCTCATTATCCACCACAAATTCCGCACCACATGGACTATCCATCGAAACGATTGCCTGATTATTTGCGAGAAACCGCCATGCAGTTCGGTTCAAAAGAAGCGATTGATTTTCTAGGGAAACGTGTAACGTTCCAACAGCTTTACGAGCAGGCGTTAAAACTTGCCAACTACCTCCGCGAGCTTGGTTTACAAAAAGGAGACCGCGTTTCGATTATGTTGCCGAATTGTCCGCAAGCGGTGATTAGCTATTACGGGGTATTGATGGCTGGTGGCATCGTCGTACAAACGAATCCGCTGTATACCGAGCGAGAGCTAGAACATCAGCTAAACGATAGTGGCGCAACGGTGCTCATTACGTTAGATATGCTCTATCCGAAAGCGATAAACGTAAAGGGGCGGACATCGCTTCAGCACCTAATCGTAACGAGCATCCAAGATTATTTGCCACTGATGAAAAAAATGCTTTACCCATTGGCGCAAAAAAAGCACAATCAGCCATCTGTGCAAATCGAAGAAAAAAGTGACCAACATTTATTTAAACGTATCATGTCCTCAGCGCCAGCAAAAGAAGTGGACGTAGAAATAGACCCAGTCGAAGACGTGGCATTGTTGCAATATACGGGCGGAACGACGGGGTTTCCGAAAGCAGCGATGCTCACCCACCGCAATTTAATTGCCAATACACTTATGTGCGCTCATTGGATGTACCGTTGTCAAAAAGGAGAAGAAGTCATTTTAGGTGTACTTCCGTTTTTTCATGTGTATGGCATGACGACAATTATGAATTTATCGATTATGCAAGCGTATAAAATGATTTTATTGCCAAAATTTGATGTGGAGACCGTCTTAAAAACGATCGAAAAGAAAAAACCGACGCTTTTCCCAGGCGCGCCAACGATGTATATTGCGCTTTTAAACCATCCAACCTTAGCAAACTATGATTTATCGTCGATTAAAGTATGTATTAGCGGCTCCGCTCCACTTCCGGTCGAAGTGCAGCAAAAATTTGAGCAAATTACAGGAGGCAAGCTAATTGAAGGGTATGGACTAACAGAGGCATCTCCGGTCACCCACTCTAATTTTCTATGGGACGGTGAAAGGGTCAAGGGAAGCATTGGTGTGCCATGGCCGGATACGGAGGCGAAAATTGTGTCGCTTGAAACAGGAGAAGAAGCGAACGTCAATGAGATTGGCGAGTTAGTCGTTCGCGGCCCGCAAGTGATGAAAGGCTATTGGAACCAGCCGTTTGAAACGGAAAGCGTCTTGCGTGATGGCTGGCTTTACACAGGCGATATGGGCTATATGGACGAACGAGGCTACTTCTTTATCGTCGACCGGAAAAAAGATATGATTATTGCGAGCGGCTACAACATTTACCCGCGTGAAGTAGAAGAAGTGCTATATGAACATCCGAAAGTGCAAGAAGCGGTCGTGATCGGCGTTCCAGACGAATATCGTGGAGAGACAGTGAAAGCGTTTATCGTATTAAAAGAAGGAGTGCATTGCACCGAAGAAGAGCTTGACCAATTTATGCGTAGCCGTCTTGCGGCTTACAAAGTGCCACGTATTTACGAATTTCGCAAAGAATTGCCGAAAACAGCAGTGGGAAAAATTTTGCGCCGTGCGCTTACTGAAGAACATAAGAACAAGTAA
- a CDS encoding DUF350 domain-containing protein: MNSFWENELVKIAANFSVAVLCIVVFLAAFELVTKYRNWDEIQKGNMAVAMATGGKIFGIANIFRYAISHHESLLSMIGWGVYGFILLLIAYFIYEFLTPKFNIDEEIANDNRAVGFISMVISIGLSFVIGESIR; the protein is encoded by the coding sequence ATGAACTCCTTTTGGGAGAATGAACTAGTGAAGATTGCTGCCAATTTTAGTGTAGCGGTATTGTGCATCGTCGTTTTTTTAGCGGCGTTTGAATTAGTGACAAAATATCGAAATTGGGATGAAATCCAAAAAGGCAATATGGCAGTGGCGATGGCGACCGGTGGAAAAATTTTTGGCATCGCCAACATTTTCCGATATGCGATCAGCCATCACGAATCGCTTCTTTCGATGATCGGTTGGGGAGTGTACGGATTTATTTTGTTACTGATTGCCTATTTCATTTACGAATTTCTAACGCCGAAATTTAATATTGACGAAGAAATCGCCAATGATAACCGCGCCGTTGGATTCATCTCCATGGTTATCTCGATTGGGTTATCGTTTGTGATCGGCGAAAGCATTCGATAG
- a CDS encoding endonuclease MutS2, with protein MHTRVLNVLEFSKVKAQLIEHASSSLGKEKIEKLVPSSDFADVIKWLEETDEAVTALRLRGHAPLGGIFDIRPSVKRAKIGSILSPHELLDIASTIYASRQMKTFIESLGDEKIELPRLLQYVEQMVALPELEQAIKHCIDDYGEVLDQASERLRSIRQQLRNTEARVREKLETIIRSSSAQKMLSDAIVTIRNDRYVIPVKQEYRHAYGGIVHDQSSSGATLFIEPQVVVDLNNQLQEARVKETQEIERILAELTKKVAEHADVLLVNVDVLAELDFIFTKAKYAKKLNATKPNMNNEGYIRLLKARHPLIDPNVVVPNDMELGKDYTAIVITGPNTGGKTVTLKTIGLLTLMAQAGLFIPALDSSELAVFRSVFADIGDEQSIEQSLSTFSSHMVNIVEILRHVDHESLVLFDELGAGTDPQEGAALAIAILDEVHERGARVVATTHYPELKAYGYNRPMVINASVEFDIDTLSPTYKLLIGVPGRSNAFEISKRLGLSERIIERAKAQISVESNKVENMIASLERSKRQAEEEQKKAEEARRAAEQLRREWEQKWEVLNEKRDELINEAKRKAAEIIKTSQREAEEVIRELRQMQKEKLAEIKEHELIAAKKRLEEAAPAIDMKKKAAKKRVSHELRPGDEVKVVHLNQKGYLLEKVSDDEWQVQLGILKMKIKERDLEYIGSAKVTETKPLATVKGKDYHVGLELDLRGERYEDAISRVEKYIDDALLAGYPRVSIIHGKGTGALRKGVQEFLKKHRSVKNIRFGEATEGGIGVTIVELK; from the coding sequence TTGCATACACGAGTTTTGAACGTATTAGAATTTAGCAAAGTGAAAGCGCAATTAATAGAGCATGCTTCTTCATCGTTAGGAAAAGAAAAAATAGAAAAGCTTGTTCCGTCGAGCGATTTTGCTGACGTAATCAAATGGCTTGAAGAAACCGACGAAGCAGTTACTGCGCTACGGTTGCGCGGTCATGCTCCGCTCGGTGGAATATTTGATATTCGCCCAAGCGTCAAGCGAGCGAAAATCGGCAGCATACTAAGCCCGCATGAGCTGCTTGATATCGCCAGCACGATTTATGCCAGCCGGCAAATGAAAACGTTTATTGAATCACTAGGCGATGAGAAAATAGAACTTCCACGCTTGTTACAATATGTGGAACAAATGGTCGCGTTGCCGGAACTCGAACAAGCAATTAAACATTGTATCGATGATTATGGTGAGGTGCTCGACCAAGCGAGCGAACGGTTGCGTTCCATCCGTCAACAATTGCGGAACACAGAAGCGCGCGTAAGGGAAAAGCTAGAAACGATCATTCGTTCGTCTTCGGCGCAAAAAATGCTGTCCGATGCGATTGTTACGATTCGCAACGACCGTTACGTCATCCCAGTGAAACAAGAATATCGCCACGCTTACGGTGGGATTGTACATGACCAATCGTCTTCCGGGGCTACGTTATTTATCGAGCCGCAAGTCGTCGTCGATTTAAACAACCAGCTTCAAGAAGCGCGCGTCAAAGAAACACAAGAAATCGAACGCATTTTAGCGGAACTGACGAAAAAAGTAGCGGAACATGCTGATGTACTTCTCGTCAACGTGGACGTCTTAGCTGAGTTAGATTTCATTTTTACAAAAGCGAAATATGCGAAAAAACTAAATGCGACGAAGCCGAACATGAACAACGAAGGTTATATTCGTCTCTTGAAAGCACGGCATCCGCTCATTGATCCGAATGTCGTCGTGCCAAACGATATGGAGCTCGGTAAAGACTATACCGCTATCGTCATTACCGGTCCGAACACAGGTGGGAAAACAGTCACATTAAAAACGATCGGTTTATTGACGTTAATGGCGCAAGCCGGCCTTTTCATTCCAGCGCTTGACAGTTCCGAACTCGCAGTCTTTCGTTCGGTATTTGCCGACATCGGCGATGAACAATCGATTGAACAAAGTTTAAGTACGTTCTCATCGCACATGGTGAACATCGTGGAGATTTTGCGCCACGTCGACCACGAAAGCCTTGTGCTATTTGATGAATTAGGGGCAGGAACGGACCCTCAAGAAGGAGCAGCGCTCGCCATTGCGATTCTAGATGAAGTGCATGAACGAGGGGCACGGGTAGTTGCGACGACGCATTATCCGGAATTAAAAGCGTACGGCTACAACCGTCCTATGGTCATCAACGCGAGCGTCGAATTTGACATTGATACGCTTAGCCCGACCTATAAGCTGTTAATCGGCGTGCCGGGGCGAAGCAATGCGTTTGAAATATCAAAACGGCTCGGTTTGAGTGAACGAATTATTGAACGAGCGAAAGCACAAATTAGCGTTGAAAGCAATAAAGTAGAAAACATGATCGCCTCGCTTGAACGAAGCAAACGGCAGGCAGAAGAAGAACAGAAGAAAGCGGAAGAAGCGCGCCGCGCAGCCGAACAGCTTCGCCGTGAATGGGAGCAAAAATGGGAAGTACTGAATGAAAAACGCGATGAACTCATCAACGAAGCGAAGCGAAAAGCAGCTGAAATCATTAAAACGTCACAGCGAGAAGCCGAAGAAGTCATTCGCGAACTGCGGCAGATGCAAAAAGAAAAGCTCGCAGAAATTAAAGAACACGAGTTAATTGCTGCGAAAAAACGGTTAGAAGAAGCGGCACCGGCGATTGATATGAAGAAAAAAGCAGCGAAAAAGCGCGTGTCTCATGAACTCCGCCCTGGCGACGAAGTAAAGGTTGTTCATTTAAATCAAAAAGGCTATTTGTTAGAGAAAGTTTCTGACGATGAATGGCAAGTGCAGCTTGGCATTTTAAAAATGAAAATAAAAGAAAGAGATCTCGAATATATTGGTAGCGCGAAAGTGACAGAAACGAAACCGTTGGCAACTGTAAAAGGGAAGGACTATCACGTCGGTTTGGAACTTGATTTGCGTGGCGAACGGTACGAAGATGCGATTTCCCGAGTCGAAAAATATATTGATGATGCGCTGCTCGCCGGCTATCCGCGCGTGTCTATTATTCACGGAAAAGGAACCGGAGCGCTTCGCAAAGGAGTACAAGAGTTTTTGAAAAAACATCGTTCGGTTAAAAATATTCGCTTTGGCGAAGCAACAGAAGGTGGCATCGGTGTCACGATTGTCGAATTGAAATAA
- a CDS encoding CvpA family protein, producing MVDVALLFILFTGFMIGVKRGFILQFIHMTGFIVAFIVAYMNYDKLVPTLKLWIPYPTFGDPETIKMLFESAHLDEAYYRAMAFAVLFFVAKIVMQIIGSMLDFVAQLPILRSMNRWAGGVLGFVEVYLLVFLLLYVGALIPVQNVQTELQHSFIASLIVKHTPFLSDMLKQMWIRYMA from the coding sequence ATGGTTGATGTAGCATTACTTTTCATCCTTTTCACAGGATTTATGATTGGGGTAAAACGAGGATTTATTTTACAATTTATTCATATGACAGGGTTTATTGTTGCTTTCATTGTCGCTTATATGAATTATGACAAATTAGTTCCAACGCTAAAATTATGGATTCCGTATCCTACGTTTGGCGACCCTGAGACGATAAAAATGTTGTTTGAAAGCGCGCACTTAGATGAAGCCTATTATCGGGCGATGGCGTTTGCGGTGTTGTTTTTCGTCGCGAAAATCGTCATGCAAATCATCGGTTCGATGCTTGATTTTGTGGCGCAACTGCCAATTTTACGGAGCATGAACCGATGGGCGGGCGGCGTGCTCGGTTTTGTCGAAGTGTATTTGCTTGTCTTTTTGCTTCTTTACGTCGGAGCGCTTATTCCTGTCCAAAACGTACAGACGGAGCTGCAACATTCTTTCATCGCAAGCCTCATTGTCAAACATACCCCGTTTTTATCCGACATGCTCAAACAAATGTGGATTCGTTATATGGCGTAG
- the zapA gene encoding cell division protein ZapA → MGDQQKTRITVDIYGQQYAIVGTESSSHIRLVASIVDDKMREISAKNPTLDVTKLAVLTAVNFVHEYIKLKEEHDRLLQQTKKDE, encoded by the coding sequence TTGGGCGATCAACAAAAAACGCGCATCACTGTCGATATTTATGGACAGCAATACGCCATTGTCGGCACAGAAAGTTCTAGCCATATTCGGCTTGTTGCATCCATTGTCGATGACAAAATGCGAGAAATTAGTGCGAAAAACCCAACATTAGACGTAACGAAACTTGCTGTACTAACAGCGGTAAATTTTGTTCATGAATATATTAAGCTAAAAGAGGAGCATGACCGTCTCCTCCAGCAAACGAAAAAGGACGAGTGA